The Sorex araneus isolate mSorAra2 chromosome X, mSorAra2.pri, whole genome shotgun sequence DNA segment ACTGCCCAGAAATTGAAAGCGATCGTTTCaagtaatgaaaatataaaagatgctatatactatatttaaagaactttaaaatttatttttcaagtgttaAGTTTATATTTCCTTAAGAAGATGGAAATAAGATCTGTAACTgcacaaaaataattaatgcaGTATTTGAAGTTTATACAGCAAACGCCTTATCTTGGCAATATTATCAGTTGCCTTAAAATTAGCAATTTGATAACTGTATAAAAGCTGAATGTGCtaaatgtattctttttattattataaaagatGGTATTTCAATCTCTCATTTCTCATTGTGTTTAAAACATTGTGTTCCACTAAAAGGTCCTCACCATGGACAAGCCAGACGGCACCTCTCAGACAAAACAGGCTTGAATTAATCACTTTACAAAAGCCATTTTCCAAAACAGCCAATGACATGTCTAGGCTATTTTTACATAGtcttaaagtttttaaaacaaaggtgccaaacaaaatttaatttcaaaagagGATTTCAAGGTGAGGATTTGAATTTCAAGGCATTTAAAAAtctactttgctttttaaaaaagataaataaaatctgattttctGACTAACAAAAGCAGGTTTAATTTTGACACCAATGAAGGACACCCCTAATTCTATAGCACTTTGTTTTTACCTGTTTCATTTTATCCTCATTTGACCACTGTGATGGTTTAGATTAGAATATCAGGTGTTATGCATATGCAAGAAGGTAAGACAATGCTGCAACTGAAAAATGTCAGAGGGTTATTATGAAAACCAAACACACCTAATCTGTAAGAGAAGAGATATATAATCCAAGTCtcctaatttaattaaaattcagaataaatgATCTCATAATGACCATCAGTGGAAGTTTATTAACTATGCCTTTATCCATTTCAATGTTTCTATGAAatttaaacacatacacagacattttatttttatgagggaAAAATTAACAAACTATTCTCAGGTCATATTTAAGACATGCAATTCCAGTGTAAGTTTTATTGAGCTCTGACACTCTGACAAAGAATTTAATGTAATGAAAATCACTCAGGTTGATTCCCAGTTATGCTCTCAATAAATTATTTACTATTATGCTACTATCAAATTAGGAAACTTTTGCAATTTTCTTCAGCCCTTGCCTGAAGAATCATCTTACACCACTAGAGTAATTTTGAACATCTGATTAAAGCGAGAGATTGGACATCTCATTAAAGGGCAGTGTGGTATGTCACCTAGATCATTGGACTTAAAATCAGATGCACAGATGTGATTTTAAGCTTTGCCACTTACCTTTTTGACCACGTGAAAAATCTTAATACAGCCTTCAGTTCCAGTACCTACTGTTCCCCAGTAAAATAATGAAGATGTATGTGCTTTGTAAGTAATAGGCAGTATGCAATTGTAAAGCATTACTTAAATCAACAGAttgacaatttaaaaacaaacaaacccttaTTTCACAATACATAATATTCTTTACTTTTCCCTGTACTGGGTGTTCTGACCTATTTTAACACAAAAAATGGGTCTCTTTCAAAAGCCAAGGGTttattccaaaacaaaacaatttttttcccaaTAACATTGGGGTATTTTGTTTCATGTATGTTGGTTAGGGAGAGGTAAAAAAAAGTATGACAtctattttttagattttatgtaTATGTGATATTCTGCTTTGCTACATGAAAATTCTTAATtcttatttaaagatattttgcaGTGGTCAGAGTGTTTACCCTGGAAACATAAATCAAAAATAGAATGAAGGCAAACAACTACTAATTGCTAACAACTTTAGATAACCTTAATTTAAttacttcctctttttccttgttATATATAGGTCAAATACCTTTACTGCAATCAGTCCATTTGTGTATGTGGTTACTGGGAAATATCTGCCATAaagatttattatatttattagaataaacactttattctaataaattattataatttcagCACAATTTGCTCTCAGTACCTATAAGTTATAGTAAGACCACTTCACAGCAGCATACTGAAAAGTTATAAAACTCCTTCATGTTAAAGTctctaaaatttcaaaatgtaatcACTTCATATTTgaactaatattttaatatgaagtGCTATTTTAACATCACTAATCGGGGTGACCAATTCTTTCAATACTCGTCCAGCTGTCCCTTTCATCTTCCTATCTatggaatggaaaaaatataaGGAAGCTTTTCAATTTAAGTTGTTTCTAACTGTGTTTGATATCAACTTCAGTAGTAAATTGTGAAAAATGCATACAAGTGTCAAGAATTAGGAGAAACCATATTAGAAAAACTACAGTTTCCTACTGAAATCTAAATGTTTGTAACTCATGTTTAAATTATAAAGACTTCatactttataattatattatttataagacATTCAAATCCAAGTTATATTTATGGATGCTTCTTTTTAGTGGTCTTGAGCAAATAGATTTTAAAGTACTTATATGCAGTATGAATTTAGCTAAAGGAGATTATTAGTTTTGTTACATTAAAAAGCTGTCTGATTATATTAGGGActcatattatttcatttagatTATAAACGTATTCCAAATATAAAGATACCAACTATAAATGACCATGGAAACAATTTGAAATAGaagtaaaatctaaataaaaactgGGGTTTGAGGACAGAAAATTTTCATTTGGCTTCACAATTCTAAGTGTTATATTAGTAACAATTAACAGTTGCATAATTATTTCATATATCATATGGAAACTAAGTgacacttttatttaaattaccaTTTGGAATATATAACTACTAATAAagattttttcttcatttgtcaAAGCATTTTTATTCCAATGTGATCTTAAAAAGTTGTTAAATCGAATAGTGGAGATCAGAAACAGatgaaattttttctttagttttatagTCAAATAATGAACAGAATTATCTAGCCTATTCTTCACACTTCATAAACATTTAAACACATCAATTGACATTATATAGTAACAAAACTAATTTCCTGTATTAAGTTCTTTATATACATTATTCCTTCTAATATATCCTAGCAAATTATGTAACTATCACCCTCAGGACCAATCATTTGAGAAGAAATGAAGTCATTAgtctgttaaaattttatttcactgtcaatccagtgataaaataaaaatattttgtatttgaaagTGCATAAAATGTCTAGGATGCTTTCATATCCATTCTCTGTTTCAATTTAAGCACATGCCTCCCTATGATATATTAGCTTTCTTGCTGAAGTCATGCAATAAAGAAACTTGTCATTCAGAGAACACAAAAacttcaaaatttctttaaagcCATTTGATGTAATTTATAAATTAGCAATTTATGCTGAAATGATAATTGTATCCAGGAAATTTTGGGAAATCAGCAAAGACAGTTCACTAAATTTAAAGCTTGCCCAAAATTACATTAGAAAGAATAgacaaatgtttataaaaaatgtGTCCTTTAGACCACATAGTTATGGATCTTCCCTACTTGAATATTGTGAAAGACAGTTTTAGCAGTTAGGCTCAAACAATAGTCAGAGAAAAATTTTCAGGTGTACTGCATAGAATAAAGCCAAGCTGTTTCTGAAAAGCTGGCTATGAATAACATTCTTAGAAAGAGAATAGCATATTTCAAATGCGTGCTTCTTTCTGGTAGTAGTTGTGAAATTgtgtggggttgtgtgtgtgtgtgtgtgtgtgtgtgtgtgtgctggtgttgAGAGGAATCTGTTTAAAGGAGATCTGAATTGAATCTTTTGGCAAGCCTTTTGTCGTTTTAATGATCACTCTCTAATGTGTCTGAGCTGTAAATGTGAGGTTTTTTATGGCAAGTTTTCTATAGCAgggggagaaaagagaaggggTTCTACACCTGCAATAAATAGGGAGCTTGTTAGGTGACTGTTGTGATCAGTCCCCGACTTGTTCTGCCTGATcaagcacagtgggcagagatCCAATCACAAAAGCATTCCACAAAGCAAGCAAAGCAAAAATCTTCACTAAACTGACTACTGGAATGAAAACTGCTCGGATCCGTCCATTCCCTTCACTGTGAAAGAAGCACATTCTACTTAAAagagagaaggcagttgagatTATGGAGACATCAGCTTCCAAAACCATTTCTTGAGAATGTCTCCAGGCATTTACAACATTACACAATATATATAGTAGATTTAATCATAGATTTCTAAGTCTGATATCTCTTAATCTTCGTAATTTCTTCTTTTGGAAaagtaatcattaaaaaaaaaaacttctacagTTCCAGGGTAGGCTGCCCCTGGGGGTCAGGTCTTCCTCAAGCCTTATTATCTTGCTTTACTGGATTTCcaattagatattttaaatgctttttaaacttttcaaaCAATATCCATACCCATTATCAAGTTGTCACCATACCCTCTTTTGGGGGGAGTTACATGAAGAAAACAAGGCACTGCGAAGGTGACTTGCCTGTCACTACTAGTGACAGAGGAAAGCCACAATCAAGATTTCTGGTAATTTATCCTGTGTAGAAACAAAACACatcaacacacatgcacacaaaaacacattccaaaaccaaataatctctttttttaaatgacatgctCTTTCGGATCATTTATGTGTTGTTCCTTCCAGGCATTTCTGCTAACAATTGAGATTCAACCTTCTGGGTAAAACAAGGCAAACTAGCATAACAATGACTGCTTCTTAAACAGTAACTTTCAGAGGACAAAAACGTTCCCCCCTTTGCTTCCAAACGTTAATAGATGGTTATTTACTGCTTAATTCGTGCAATTAAATGGGGTCATTTGTAGAAAAGCAACTTCCACTGTTTCACTTGCAAACGAGCCGATGGGATTTGATTTTGGATAGGTTGTTTACCAAAATCATTCAGTGTTAGGAAAAGACATTATTCAAAAGCATCCTCTTGCCACTGATTTCCTAGTCTTAATCCCTGAATCCTAAAAGTAGCACCACATCATAATCCATTCTTTCCAGAGAAAGACACTTATGATTCGATTAAAACTGTAAGTTTTGGAACGATCAcagagcattgtacaactgaagtGGATTCTACTCCCCCATGCCATACAAGCACCAGTTAATGAAAGATTAGCTCACCGCAAACAGAACTAAGCACAAATTCACTAAGACACACAGTTAGATAAATGAACTAACTGGAGATCAATGGATTCTAAAATCACCCACCTCTTTAGGGAGCGTCAGACTCCTCGTCGTCAGCCCTGGAAAAGTCCATCCTCACGTAGGTGCTGTCTTCGTCGTCGTCAGAATCGTCTCGCACCGGGGGTCTCGGCACCCGACGGCGGGGAGGCGGGACGGGGGGAGCGGCAGCGGCAGCCGCCGCCCCGCGGGCCGCATCCTCACCTCCGGCCAGGTCTTCAAATGGGTTCGGGACTCTGCGGTTCGGGCCACCGGCCACTTCTCGGGCCCCTCTCCCAGCTTCGGCACCGGCACCGCTAGCAACAAGTTGGAACCAGCGGGCGGGGGCGGAGTCCAGCCCAGCGGCTACCCCCATGCCCGCAGCTGCACGGCCGATGGCCGGGGAGGCGGCTAGCGCAGAGGCAGCGGCTAGCGCCGGGCCCACGGCTACATTCGGCGCAGCAGCGGCCGCCGAGGCCGAGGGGTTTCTCTCCTGGCTGCCGGCTGGGGAAGCTGAAGCGGCGGCTCCAGCGGAGGCAGAACTTTGCGAGCCGCTTGCTGCGCgtcttctctcctgctcttcctcctgcctCAGCCGAGCTACAGGTGGTGGCTCTGAGCAGCGGCCCGGGGAGAGAGAGATGTCCATACAGCACTCGGAGAACGGGTCGACCAGGTAGATTCGACCTGTTTCAGCATCGTAGCGAAAGGCACTGTCAGGAAAAGGTGCCGAAGATGCCATCGCCGGGGTGAACCTCACTTCAATGTATTCTCCCTCTCCTACACTAAGGATGCCACCTGTAGCACTGCGGCGAAGCGGCCACCTGGCAAAGTCCAGAGAGAAGAGACTGGCACCCGGAATGGCCCTTAAGAGATCTGAGAGATTTTCTTGGCTCAGAAATGGCACTCTCAACTGGATATTTACGTAATGAGAAAGGGCGTATTCTCTGGGGTCAGCAAGGATGCCCCGAGTATCTGCCTGCCCTTGAGCGCAGGGAACTGACGAATGGCTCGCTCTTTCAGTGAAGTCAATGTTGACGTAGACAGAAGCGCTGTCATTTTCTCTCTGATCATGTACGGGCTTTTGCGAATTGGGCTCAACTGTATTTCCCTTCTTATTAAAAGCAAGCTGGTCGGGCTTGTTAGCTTTGCCCTGAAAGGGAATATCAGCTAAAGGCTGTGGAAACGATCCCCCATCTCCAGGCTTGGAGAAGGACCCCTCAGCTGAAGGCTTTGAGACTGTATCTTTGGGGCTGCCCCACTCAGACGAGCCTTCATTGCCCAGACCCATCCCCACGAATTTTCTGGTTAACATCGGGACATACTCACTGTGGTCCATCTGTCCTAATGGGGAGTTCTGAGAAGGAGTTGGCAGAGAGAAGTAGGAGCTCCAACTTTTGGAGGAGGAACCGCCCCGAGGACTTGGAGGGCTTTTGGGAATTGCACCAGCTCCAGGGGCCATAAacatatagtcactgtcactgtcattgtcctTTGACTCATCTTCCTTATCAGGCCCGGGTGCTTTGGGACGACTTGGAGCAGCTGGTGGGCTCACTCTGGGAAACATCATCATGTACCCTCTTGAATCTTCAAAAGGTGATCGAGAGTGGCGTGATTTTGAAGCAGTAGAGTGTTGAGGGGCCATTGGCATATAGTCACTGGAGCTGGCAAGAGGGAAAGCCACCCCAGGCCTCATTGGCACATAGGGgtcatcctcctcctcatcaaAAGCTCTGGCTCTGTGAAGACGCCGAGCTCCACCTTCTGGGAGCCCTTTCTCTTTAACTTCTTTGACTTCTTTACGTTCTTTTGTGGCACTTCGGTCAGCACAAAAATAAAGTCGGAACCTTCCTCCGGCCCTTCCCTTTGCTCCACCGGATggtgtgggcgggggcgggggcgggggtggcagtgGAATTCTATGTTGCTTGCTTTGGGTTAATTTGCCAAAGTAGGATCTTTTCTTCAGGGATTTCCCCTGCTCACCACTGCCACCAGATCCTTTCCCTCTTCCCAAACCTTTGCCCGCACCAGAGTTTTTGCCATTGCCAGACCCAGGACCATCTCGGGGGCCCTGGCCACTGCCTGAGCCACGGCCACCTCCGGCTCCCTGGTCACCGCCTGAGCCATGGCCACCTGCAGTGCCCTGACCATGTCCCGAACACTGGTTTCCTCCTGCACCCTGGCCCCCTGAACTCTGGCCACTTGAGCCCTGGCTGCCACTGGCACCCTGGCCGCCACTTGAGCCCTGGCCACCTCCTGAGCCTTTTGCCCCTCCTGAGCATTGGTTTCCTCCTGGACTCTGTCCACAGGGGCCCTGGCCGCCTCCTGATCCTCGGCCATTTCCTGAGCTCCATTTTCTCATGGGCATGTAGTCGCCTTCGTTGCCTTCCAGCTCCTCTTTGCCCTGAGACTCGCCTTCttccccagagctgccagggctggaaccagATTTGTCAGGAGCCGGAGGAGCTCTGTCACTGGGAGCTCCCGCAGCTTGCGCTGCACCTGCAGGACTCAGCGCAAAGCGGCGGTAACAGCTGGCGGGCAAGGAAACAGCTCTCCTCGCCCTGTGGGCTCTGGGCAGGTGGGGCAGTTGTGGCTGTCCCCGCCTGACCTGGGGCACAGCTACATTGGGTGAGCGATTGCGGCGGCGGGTGGGTAGCCTTTCGTCGTCTTCTCGGTCCCCGATGGCCCCGAGAGGGTCAAACTGCTCAAAGCGGGCCCTTCGGAACCAGCCGCCCGGCTCCCCGGGCCGCTTGGCCGGCTGCCTCCTAGTGGACAGCAGGGTTAACAGGTGGGCGTCGATGGTGAAGGTGTAGCCGCGGCAGCGGGCTCTGTATTCCTCTGCGCACAGAGCTCTCATCTTTAACAGAAACAGCTCGTGCATGTTTCGGGCCACGACACGGTCATCCACCTGCATCCAGAGCTCGCCCGGACCGGTGACGGTGGACCTGCCGACTTCCAAGAAGAAATACTGCTCCGTGTGCCCACAGCGCCGAATGCTCAGGAGCTGGACTACCACGCTGGCCACCTCGGCATTCAGTCTCACGAACACCACCTCCTCGTCGGTCAGACACAGCCGGAACACGCCGCTCAGCTCTTTGCGGTGCCCCAGTCCCCTGGGTTTGACCTCTACCTGCCACACATCTCTGTAGAAGGGTGGCTCGGCCACGGGCGGGAGCGCTCTCTCGCCGTCACCTTCTGCCACGGGCCGGGGGCTGGGCGTGCCGCGGCGGCGGCGCTTACTCTCGAGGATGAGGCGGCTGAGCAGCCAGTACCAGCTCCCCTGTTCCGACTCGTTCTCAGCGACCAGGGCGAAGTACTCATCCTGGGTGAAGAGGGCGATGACGTACCGGTAGCGGGCATCGGCTCTCTGGCTCACCGAGAAGCACTGGTGCAAGGTGATCACGCGCCGCGGCGGGATGAGATCGGGGACCTCGGCGGCGCCCGAAGCGGTCGCCGCGGCTGCAGCCGCCGCCGCGCGGACACTGTCGCGGAACTTCCTGGCGTTTTCGTAGTACTCGAGCCGCGCCGGGGTGCTGGCCGTCTCGAGTCGGAGCACGAAGTAGCGCCGGTGCCCGCGCTTCTTCCTCAGGTAGCCACGCTTGCACACTTCGTCCCCGACGGGGAGGTCTTCCTCATCGGACTCGGAGTCGGACCGAGAGCCAGCGGCCGCCGAGCGCCACATGGCTCCCGGACAGGACGACCCGGTCCCAATGAGTGCGGTCGGAGGGGCCGAGGGTAGAAGCGGGGTGGTCGCCACCGCAGCGCGAGCCGCTGCAGCCGCTGCCGGGGCCACCCTCGATCTCCCGCTCGCTCGGACTCGAGCGGAGGAGCGGCTCGCCATGGTGCCGCACGACGGTTTTAAGGTGAGCGAGGGGAGGCGGAGCGGGGACGAGGGGGCGGGGACGAGGGGCGGGGACGAGGCCGTCCAGCGCGCTCCCGCCCGCCGCGGCGCCCCCCCGTCGCGGCTCGCTCGCGCCCCCGCCCACCGCACTCCGGGAGCCGCGGGCAAAACAACACGTGACCGCGGCCTCACGCCGCGGCCGCGGCCgctcgggctgcgggcgcggcggaggggcgcggggggcggcgggccgaGGTGCGCGGGaggttggggggaagggggcggggcggcgcgcggCCGCGTCTCCTCCCCTCGCGGACGGGAGCGGGCGGGGCTGTGCGGCCCGGCCCATCCCGCGGCGACGACCACGAGGGCACGAGGGGGCCGCAGAGCCCGCGCGGCCGAGAAGGGGGCCGAGAAGGGGGCCGAGAAGGGGGCCGAGAAGGGGGCCGGGCCGCGTTCGGCTCCGGTGGGGGTTTCCGCAGACCCGGCTCCCCAGGCAAGACGGGAAGGGAATGGGCCAAGCGCGACTCCCGCGCTACTGGGGGGGCTtcagactggggggtgggg contains these protein-coding regions:
- the IRS4 gene encoding insulin receptor substrate 4 isoform X2, which translates into the protein MASRSSARVRASGRSRVAPAAAAAARAAVATTPLLPSAPPTALIGTGSSCPGAMWRSAAAGSRSDSESDEEDLPVGDEVCKRGYLRKKRGHRRYFVLRLETASTPARLEYYENARKFRDSVRAAAAAAAATASGAAEVPDLIPPRRVITLHQCFSVSQRADARYRYVIALFTQDEYFALVAENESEQGSWYWLLSRLILESKRRRRGTPSPRPVAEGDGERALPPVAEPPFYRDVWQVEVKPRGLGHRKELSGVFRLCLTDEEVVFVRLNAEVASVVVQLLSIRRCGHTEQYFFLEVGRSTVTGPGELWMQVDDRVVARNMHELFLLKMRALCAEEYRARCRGYTFTIDAHLLTLLSTRRQPAKRPGEPGGWFRRARFEQFDPLGAIGDREDDERLPTRRRNRSPNVAVPQVRRGQPQLPHLPRAHRARRAVSLPASCYRRFALSPAGAAQAAGAPSDRAPPAPDKSGSSPGSSGEEGESQGKEELEGNEGDYMPMRKWSSGNGRGSGGGQGPCGQSPGGNQCSGGAKGSGGGQGSSGGQGASGSQGSSGQSSGGQGAGGNQCSGHGQGTAGGHGSGGDQGAGGGRGSGSGQGPRDGPGSGNGKNSGAGKGLGRGKGSGGSGEQGKSLKKRSYFGKLTQSKQHRIPLPPPPPPPPTPSGGAKGRAGGRFRLYFCADRSATKERKEVKEVKEKGLPEGGARRLHRARAFDEEEDDPYVPMRPGVAFPLASSSDYMPMAPQHSTASKSRHSRSPFEDSRGYMMMFPRVSPPAAPSRPKAPGPDKEDESKDNDSDSDYMFMAPGAGAIPKSPPSPRGGSSSKSWSSYFSLPTPSQNSPLGQMDHSRIYLVDPFSECCMDISLSPGRCSEPPPVARLRQEEEQERRRAASGSQSSASAGAAASASPAGSQERNPSASAAAAAPNVAVGPALAAASALAASPAIGRAAAGMGVAAGLDSAPARWFQLVASGAGAEAGRGAREVAGGPNRRVPNPFEDLAGGEDAARGAAAAAAAPPVPPPRRRVPRPPVRDDSDDDEDSTYVRMDFSRADDEESDAP
- the IRS4 gene encoding insulin receptor substrate 4 isoform X1, which produces MASRSSARVRASGRSRVAPAAAAAARAAVATTPLLPSAPPTALIGTGSSCPGAMWRSAAAGSRSDSESDEEDLPVGDEVCKRGYLRKKRGHRRYFVLRLETASTPARLEYYENARKFRDSVRAAAAAAAATASGAAEVPDLIPPRRVITLHQCFSVSQRADARYRYVIALFTQDEYFALVAENESEQGSWYWLLSRLILESKRRRRGTPSPRPVAEGDGERALPPVAEPPFYRDVWQVEVKPRGLGHRKELSGVFRLCLTDEEVVFVRLNAEVASVVVQLLSIRRCGHTEQYFFLEVGRSTVTGPGELWMQVDDRVVARNMHELFLLKMRALCAEEYRARCRGYTFTIDAHLLTLLSTRRQPAKRPGEPGGWFRRARFEQFDPLGAIGDREDDERLPTRRRNRSPNVAVPQVRRGQPQLPHLPRAHRARRAVSLPASCYRRFALSPAGAAQAAGAPSDRAPPAPDKSGSSPGSSGEEGESQGKEELEGNEGDYMPMRKWSSGNGRGSGGGQGPCGQSPGGNQCSGGAKGSGGGQGSSGGQGASGSQGSSGQSSGGQGAGGNQCSGHGQGTAGGHGSGGDQGAGGGRGSGSGQGPRDGPGSGNGKNSGAGKGLGRGKGSGGSGEQGKSLKKRSYFGKLTQSKQHRIPLPPPPPPPPTPSGGAKGRAGGRFRLYFCADRSATKERKEVKEVKEKGLPEGGARRLHRARAFDEEEDDPYVPMRPGVAFPLASSSDYMPMAPQHSTASKSRHSRSPFEDSRGYMMMFPRVSPPAAPSRPKAPGPDKEDESKDNDSDSDYMFMAPGAGAIPKSPPSPRGGSSSKSWSSYFSLPTPSQNSPLGQMDHSEYVPMLTRKFVGMGLGNEGSSEWGSPKDTVSKPSAEGSFSKPGDGGSFPQPLADIPFQGKANKPDQLAFNKKGNTVEPNSQKPVHDQRENDSASVYVNIDFTERASHSSVPCAQGQADTRGILADPREYALSHYVNIQLRVPFLSQENLSDLLRAIPGASLFSLDFARWPLRRSATGGILSVGEGEYIEVRFTPAMASSAPFPDSAFRYDAETGRIYLVDPFSECCMDISLSPGRCSEPPPVARLRQEEEQERRRAASGSQSSASAGAAASASPAGSQERNPSASAAAAAPNVAVGPALAAASALAASPAIGRAAAGMGVAAGLDSAPARWFQLVASGAGAEAGRGAREVAGGPNRRVPNPFEDLAGGEDAARGAAAAAAAPPVPPPRRRVPRPPVRDDSDDDEDSTYVRMDFSRADDEESDAP